Below is a window of Malus domestica chromosome 13, GDT2T_hap1 DNA.
gacaattgtagtatagatgtaagtagagatcgttctaaaccggggattaggagggattgctaaatcacttgaaaactaatttaaaaacataaaaacaaagttaaaaatgtaaacaaaagattttaaaacaagaaagtaaaagggggatttgagtttggtgaagttgaaagtaaaaacgaataaactaaaaacttaaatagattttaaacaaatttgggttgaatggataatggaaggctagctaaggggttcttctccacacatgtcttgcttgcatacaaaatgatttccaattgtatttcaataacttattaattctcaacgccccaaattaaccgtgaattgcactaattaaccctcagtttttccacaagttattgggttggatgattgcatacgacaacccaaaacattccctacaagttccctacatgaattgcataatagagatacaagcaagaatcattaagttctatgaaaaacataagcattgacgaggcactcgttactatgatttgcatgaaacttatgccaaggatttacttaacacaatcgtgactagcgacttttactactcatgaatataagttcataacgattaggtgaaattcccttatactctagcatcatatttatgcatgcaaactaagtatgcatccctaatcaacatacataaacatgttatcaatcaaatagataagtaaatcgaattcataacttatgaaacgcaattaaaagtaatcaaatcatattgcaagcattaacatggtttcgaatcccccctagccaaggggggtttagttcctcattattacaaaacaaagataaacaaatttaaaaattgaaaaacaaaggaaagaaagcacctaaacgttccaacgatccatgttggatagcaagtgcgtctaaggacttttctccttctctttgccgcaacaacaaggttggaatgatgttgaagggttggttatttggaggaatggatgggaaggggtttagatatgtaggagaggcaaggaaaggcttggagaatggttaatttctggatgatttgaatgaggttgctgccatggtatttataggaagaggatggacatgtttaatgcaaaaatctggtggaatgaagtaggtaaggcatggcaaggtggagaattgttggtgagggtaggttttgagtcatccactcacatgtcatggtgagttaagcattgcatcatccactcaaatgtcatggtgagttaagcattacatcatccactcaaatgtcatagtgagataggcattgcatcatcactaaaaaaatctggtggaagtaaaacaaagggaaggccacggcattgatgaattttatggggtatgcatggttttgagtgaagttttggccaatccttttagaaatttatcccttcttgcaacttgtatttgtttcactagatttttagcatgttcttagcctcttttgtcttcaaattcgtccatccatcttgctcatatcatatgtaatccattacaagctcaaaactgctccaaaatgcaccaaaatgcactttcttgctaccttagccctttggacctacaaacacacgaaaatggcttaaagtactaaaataactaagaactaataacgtaaatgcaagaaaactagttaactaagtcgcataaatatgcttctatcactATACTTTTGTACAGAAAAACAATGCATGGCCTATGGATAGCTATACAATGCAAGAGATGCTGACCAGTTTAGCCATAAATGCCTACCAATTTTTGCTTCCATAATATGCAAAGAAGCATAGTGCAGTTATCACACCGTCCGCAGATATCAGCAGCTTGGCAAATGTAGCAGGCGCCCTAGTGCTTTTGTTGGCTTGCCCACTTCCACCAATGATTTCACAATCCTCTTCTGTTTCTTCTCCGAGGCCATCACCTCATTCAACTTCATCACATATGTTGATTTTTGGTTTcaaatatttgttgtatatttcattattcATTACAAGAGAGTAaaggcaactcttatagagagACAAAAAGAAAGCTACAAGAAATTGTAGGCTAACTACCGCaacacaatccctaaaattTGCCTTAACAAGAGAAAAAGCCAAAACCTAATTACAAGGAAAGAAACTTTTACAAGCAACAAAGAAAGGTTGACAAAAGGAAGGTAAGGTGAATAACAAATTATGGGAAGTCATGAAAGTAGGGTTAAGACCATCACTTTAGCCTATGACTTAGCTAAAGTGAGGATGACAACCCATACCTACAACCCATCCCTTGAGATCTTATACAAACCGATTTCAATACACCCTCTCAAGCTGGATCAAGGGGATTGATTGATCAAGCTTGCACAACAAACGCTGAAACTGAGTAGAGTCTAGTGTTTTTGTGAATAAATCAACAAATTGATCGTGGCTATCACCTTATCACCTTGGATTGAACTTGAGCTCGAATATAATGGCAgtcaacttcaatatgtttgATCCTTTTATGGAATACTGGATTGGAGGCAATGTGCATGGTAGCTTGGTTATCACAATACAAGGACATATGTGCCATGCTTGTGAATCCGAGCTTTGAAAGAAGACCTTTCAACCATATGAGTTCACATGCGGTTGCTGTCATGGCACTATACTCAGCTTATGCACTAGATCGAGCAATAATagtttgtttcttgctcttccaagtgACAAGATTCCCTCTAACAAATGTGCAAAACTTGTTGTAGATTTTCGATCGAGGGCATTTCTAGCCCAATCAACATCTATGTAGGACAAAATGTGATTTGATCCATTGTTCTTCATAATTATCCCCCTTCCTACTAAACCCTTGAGATATCGAAGTATTCTCTTGATGATTTTCTAGTGAACTAGAGTAGGAGAGTGCAAGAACTGACTGGCTAGTCTAACTGAATATGAGATATCAAGCCTAGTAATGGTAAGGTAAATAAGTTTCCTAACCATTTGCTGGTAAACACTAGGGTTCGAGAGAGGTTCACCTTTTTCATGCCACTAAAGCTTGCCAGTTAGGGGTGCCCGAGCTAGTTTACACTCCATCATGTTAGCTTCATCTAGAAGATCGAgaacatactttctttgattcaagaacaatccctttgaagaggtagccacctcaattccaagaaagtatttcaagggTCCCAAGTCTTTAATGGCAAATTTTTGGTGAAGTGACTGCTTAAGAGTCTTGATTTCACTCATATTGTCACCTTTAATAATTaggtcatcaacatatataagcaCAACCAATTTTCCAGCAATACCACTTTGAACAAATAAAGAAGAGTCAGCATGACTCCTTTTGAACCCTGCAACTTGAAGGACTGAACTAAGCTTCAAATACCAAGTTTGAAGGGACTGTTTGAGACCATATATGGCTTTGTGAAGTCTACCGACCTTGTTGGATTCCTTTTCTCATGGATGGCCTGGTGGCAACTTCATGTCCACTTCTTCAATGCatttttcacatccatttggaatAAGGGTCATGCATTATTGATTACCACAAATAACAATACCCTCACCGTGTTCATTTTGGCAATTGGAGCAAAGGTCTCCTTGTAGTCAATGTCATAGGTTTGAGTAAAGCCTTGAGCTACTAACCGTGCCTTGTGTCTCTCAATGCTTCCATTGGAGTTGAATTTGGTCTTATATATCCACCTATTTCCCACGGCCTTCTTGCCATTTGGAAGATCCACCACACTCCATGTCTGGTTGTCATTCAGAGCTTGAAGCTTTTTAGTCATAGCATCTTACCACTCAGGCATGCAGGTGGCTTCATGAAAATTCCTTGGTTCAAAATTGTGGGACAATTTGTTAAGGAAAGAAGCATGAGAAGATGAGAATCTGTGATAAGAAATGGTTGCAGAGATAAGATGCCTTGCAGTGTAAGTAACGTATTATTGTAACCTCACTGGTGGATGTCTATCTTGGGTAGGATTTCTTCTTGGTGCATTTATAGCTTACTGATTTGGTTGAGTTTCTGATGGTCCAGAGGAGCCTGGCACTGCATCAATTACACTCTTAGTAAGTTGAGAATTCTTAGTGCTGATATGAGCAGGAGTGACTTCATGAACTTCTGCTGGAATAGGCAGTGAAAATAGGTTCATAAGATCTTCCATATTAGCATTAGTCTCCAATCCTTTGTGGAAATAAGGTGAATATTCATCAAATCCCACATCTCTAGAGACTGTTAACTTCCCCGTGTTAGGGTTATACACTTTGTAACCCTTTTGAGAACTGGAGTATCCCATAAACACACATTTGACAGCTCAAGGGTCAAGTTTATCATGATGAAGAGCTTGAATGTGCACATAACAAGTACAACAAAAACTCCTGAGGTGAGATAAGTCTATAGGCCTACCCTTCATGACTTCAAAAGGAGATTTAGTATTCAACACTCGAGTTGGCAGTCTATTAATGATGTAAGTGGCAGTGAGTAGGGCTTGAGACCAAAATTTCTTAAGAGAACTCATTTGGATCATAAGTGATCGAGTCTTCTCCAATAAGTCTCGTTTTTTTCTCtctgccacaccattttgttatgGTGTACCAACATAACTAGTTTGATGTAAAATGTCATGATTGCTCAAGTAATTACTTATGTTATTGGAAGTGTATTCGATGCCATTATATGGTCTTAACATATATAActtagatgaaaattgattggtgATTAGTTTGTGAAAGTCCTTAAAAGCATcaaacaaatcacttttaagttttaaaagataTAACCAGGTCACTCTAGAATAGTCATCAACAAAtgtaacataatatatatacccATCAAATGATTCTACACGAGAAGGGCCCCAGATATCTGAGTGAACAAGCTCAAAAACTCCACTAGTTCTAGAATTAGAGGAAACAAAATGGAGTCTAGTGGCTTTTGACATTTGACAAGTTTCACACTCAAGTAtgtttctacaaaaaaaaaaggaaacaactTGATCATCACAGGTTCTAAGGGATGGGTAAGGCGTTGGTGCAAGAGTTGATGTTGACATTGAGCCTTTTGATAAAATTGGATTCCTTTGAGAGATAGTATAGTCCATTCAAGAAGAAcccttcaccaatcttcttctgAGTAACTCggtcctgaaacacaacattgtgAGGGGAAATATGGCAAGACAGTGTAAGGTTTTTATGATTTTTCCTATTGACAAgagctgaaaaggaaaaaaaggtaCATAAAGAGCAGTGGAATCAGTATGCTCACTTAGCAATCTAATCTTTCTTTTCCCTAGAATAGGTTCTCATTTCCCATTTGCAACAGATAGATGAATTTGAtcaataattttttgaaattcatGGAGACTAGAGGATTTATTAGTTATATGATCAGTGGCACCATAGTCAATAATCCAAAAATCATGTGTAACATTTGCATTAAGAGCAGTGGAAATGGCACTGATAATACCTGGAATATTGCCTTTCGATGTGTTCTCTGAGTCAGCCAAGAATCCAGCAAATTTCCCTAACATTGCAGTAGGGTTTTCAGGCATCATTTCATCAAGCTCAGTGTTTCCTTgctttttttgaagaaaaacaaCAAACTCATTGATCAAGGACACATGATTTGTTGAGAAATTGGCCATCCTATCAGTTGAAGAACAAGCTGAGTGAAATGCTTTTGGAGTGACTCATCCCTTCCCATCTTTGATCATCTTGCCTTCTCTATCAAACTTAGGCTTTAACTCCGGATGAAGAatccaacatttttctctcaaatgtcCCTTCATATTGCAATAAGAACATTTCTAATCTGCTTTCTTCCCAAGCACCCTATCATCAGTTGCTTTGTGATTTGTCGTGAAAACCCTAGCCTTAGAGTTGGATTTGGGCTCAACGTTCATCACTCTTCGTCGAATTTCCTCTTTCTGGACTGCATGACACATATTTGTAAATGAGGGCAGCTCTTGAGTCATTAACAAATGACTATGTAGGTCTTTATACTCGGCTCCCAAGCTTGCTAAGAGTTGAAACACCTTGTCTTCATCAGCCTTCTTTAGTAGCATAGCGGAATCAGTCATGTGTGGACGATACATATCGAGTTCATTCCACATGGATTTCATACttccaaggtgttgaacaaatgaGTGATCTCCTTGCTTTAAACTAGCCACACTCTTCTTCAGTTGAAAGATGCGAACTGAGTTGTTTTGGCTGTCATACATGTCTTTGACAGACTTCCATAGAAGAAGGGAAGACTCTGAGTAGCTGAAAAGCTCAGACAGTTTTGGCTCCATGGAGTTAAGTATCCAGGACATGACCAGCTGATCAGTAGTGTGCCATGCATCATAGGTTGTTGAAGTGGATTATGGGGGCTCAAAGCTTCCATTGATAAACCCTAGCTTCAATTTTCCTCCTAGAGCAAGTGACACATCTCTTGACCAAGGAAGGTAGTTGAACTTGTTTAGTAGCACCAAGCAAAGTTGTTATTTTGGATTGTTCTCACACCTTTGGGTTAAGTTTGGGGAAGAGGATGAGGCACTATCAGCATTAGACGCATTTTCTTCTGCCATCTCTATTGATGAtgagcaaacaaaaaaaaaatgaacagagTTAGGACCCTATGGTTcctgctctaataccatgttGATTTTTGGTTTcaaatatttgttgtatatttcattattcattacaagagagtgaaggcaactcttatagaAAGCAAAAAAGAAAGCTTTACAAGCAACAAAGAAAGGTTGACAAAAGGAAGGTAAGGTAAATGACAAGTTATGGGAAGTCATGAAAGTAAGGTAAAGACCATCACTTTAGCCTATGACTTAACTAAagtgaggatgacaactcatacaaaCAACCTATCCCTTGAGATCTTATACAAACCGGTTTCAATAACATCATACTCCAATTCATACAGTTTCAACTCGCTCTGTTGCAATTCTTTCATGAGCTCATTAACTTGTTCCTGCAATTTATGAGTCTGTCTTTTTCattctcaactttaattcttctttatTCTTTAGAAATCGACTTCACTAGAGAAACAAGCAATGGCGAAACTAAAAAATTTTCATCGGGTGGGCTAGCTTAAAGATTTAAAtctttataataataaaaacatgATACTGTATTTTCACAGTATCAGCTAGCTAAAGAAAATTTTGACAAGGTGAGCCAAAAATTTTCGTTATTAAACAAATACGTGTTTAAATTCAAACAAATCCAAACTTGTACATATGCAAGAATCGATGAGAAAAAAGGaatgtaagaaaaataaatggtttgtaaactgtattatataattttatatcaaACCAAGAAAATTTGGATCAATGACTAAATATATGGTGGGCTATATATGAAAaccaataaaaattacatgtcaaatttatttttcaccGAAAGCTACCTAGGTTATAGCCCAGGGTAGCCCTTAACGTGGCTTCGCTAGTGGAAACAAGAAGAGACTTCTATTCAATATATTATTGTGTTACATACTTTGTCGTTTTACCGAGATCCAACCGTTgattttgaaaacatatatatatatatatatatagagagagagagagagagagagagagagagagagagagatggttcTTTGTACACCACCAAGAAATTCGCTCACAGGATGAAATGTATCACATCTATCACATAATGAAACATGTTGCACGCAGGATGAAATGTGAGAGAGAACGCGTATGGCCACACTATGTAAATTGGAAAAACAAGTGAATCCATAGACATAAAATAGGGATGCATGTAACTCGGGCTATTGTATGGGTTTGAACCATCAAACCCTACCTTGACCTTCTCGCCTTCACAATCTAAGCTCATTGTTTGAAACGAGTATTAGGCAGATTGAAATAACCCATTTTTATGTATGTAACACTTAATTTAAGTGTTCGCAGTATAGACTTTTTGGTTTGAGTTGTGTTTAGTTGAGCAAAA
It encodes the following:
- the LOC139190827 gene encoding uncharacterized protein, whose product is MEPKLSELFSYSESSLLLWKSVKDMYDSQNNSVRIFQLKKSVASLKQGDHSFVQHLGSMKSMWNELDMYRPHMTDSAMLLKKADEDKVFQLLASLGAEYKDLHSHLLMTQELPSFTNMCHAVQKEEIRRRVMNVEPKSNSKARVFTTNHKATDDRVLGKKAD